In Natronococcus occultus SP4, the following proteins share a genomic window:
- a CDS encoding AAA family ATPase, producing MPLHAEGTGTLGEYAAEHGAVAHSRSKSRDDPLSVLDEEDRIFANEDLLRIDHVPDQNKIVGRNNQIETVARRLKPTITGGTGKGTLLLGKSGSGKTLVTRYVSREVVGRGRENDVRIGRAVIDCAQRRSEVQTVIHLAKSLNEPEKTGITIPHSGIATGAYYDRLWSVIDELYDAIIVVLDEIDRLAPPDDVENVPPEEADDSKLLMQLSRAGEENDVDASITVIGISNDLKYGDRLDTRVESSFSPDEIVFPAYDANQLGDILERRRDAYREDVLTDDVIPLCSAFSAQEHGDARRAIDLFRLAGEVARDNDAAQVTENHVRVANDDAEVTRIQDLIRGCPTQAKIAIAALATMDEFSDRSAFKATEMYRVYRAFAEAIDANVLGKKRITDQLREYETLKIITMTRTSDGYREGTYLQLSLLDDSSLLLQTIGLDERCANIPIDGRMRQRIRSIVGSSH from the coding sequence ATGCCTTTGCACGCGGAGGGGACGGGGACGCTCGGCGAGTACGCCGCCGAGCACGGCGCGGTCGCCCACTCTCGCTCCAAGTCTCGCGACGATCCGCTCTCGGTGTTAGACGAAGAAGACCGGATCTTCGCGAACGAGGACCTGCTGCGGATCGACCACGTCCCCGACCAGAACAAGATCGTCGGCCGGAACAACCAGATCGAGACCGTCGCCCGACGGCTCAAGCCGACGATCACCGGCGGAACGGGCAAGGGGACGTTGCTGCTCGGGAAGTCGGGCTCCGGAAAGACGCTGGTCACCCGCTACGTCAGCCGCGAGGTCGTCGGCCGCGGCCGGGAGAACGACGTCCGGATCGGGCGGGCGGTGATCGACTGCGCCCAGCGTCGCTCGGAGGTCCAGACCGTGATTCACCTCGCAAAGAGCCTGAACGAACCCGAGAAGACCGGGATCACGATCCCCCACTCCGGGATCGCAACGGGGGCGTACTACGATCGGCTTTGGTCGGTCATCGACGAACTGTACGACGCGATCATCGTGGTCTTAGACGAGATCGACCGCCTCGCACCCCCTGACGACGTCGAGAACGTCCCGCCCGAGGAGGCCGACGACAGCAAACTCCTCATGCAACTCTCACGGGCGGGCGAGGAGAACGACGTCGACGCGAGCATCACCGTCATCGGAATCAGCAACGACCTGAAGTACGGCGATCGGCTCGACACCCGCGTCGAGAGCTCCTTTTCGCCCGACGAGATCGTCTTCCCGGCCTACGACGCCAACCAGCTCGGTGACATCCTCGAGCGGCGCCGCGACGCCTACCGCGAGGACGTCCTGACCGACGACGTCATCCCACTGTGTTCGGCGTTTTCCGCCCAGGAACACGGCGACGCGCGCCGGGCGATCGACCTCTTCCGGCTCGCCGGCGAGGTCGCAAGGGACAACGACGCCGCCCAGGTCACGGAGAATCACGTCCGGGTCGCGAACGACGACGCCGAGGTGACCCGGATCCAGGATCTCATTCGGGGCTGTCCCACGCAGGCGAAGATCGCGATCGCGGCGCTTGCGACCATGGACGAGTTCTCCGACCGCTCGGCGTTCAAGGCCACCGAGATGTATCGGGTCTACCGCGCGTTCGCCGAGGCGATCGACGCCAACGTCCTCGGAAAGAAACGCATCACCGACCAGCTGCGGGAGTACGAGACGCTGAAGATCATCACTATGACCCGAACCAGCGACGGCTACCGCGAGGGGACCTACCTCCAGCTATCGCTGCTCGACGATTCGAGTCTCCTGCTCCAGACGATCGGACTCGACGAACGCTGTGCGAACATTCCGATCGACGGACGGATGCGCCAACGGATCCGTTCGATCGTCGGATCGTCGCACTGA
- the aglJ gene encoding S-layer glycoprotein N-glycosyltransferase AglJ, with product MEHDGVRAETLEREGVLSMSERTRDIAAEDVCVLIPTLNEAATIGDVIDGFREQGYFNVVVVDGDSDDETREIAREHGAQVFTQAGNGKGQAVRETLEYVSVPYVLMVDGDGTYDPADADRMLEPLSRGYEHVIGNRFAEMDDDAMAALNGFGNRLINRSFRLIHGAAYEDILSGYRAFTTDSFERLSLDSDGFTIETELAVECVKHGIDTTVVPISYSARPEDSETNLHPLKDGGTIVLALYSLAKTNNPLFYFGSLGAASIASGGVVASYVLWQWIQYQQGHEILAVVSAAAILLGVQLLMFGVLSDMLVTLHREQRRRLEQITREERRRDD from the coding sequence ATGGAGCATGACGGGGTCCGCGCGGAGACGCTCGAGCGGGAGGGCGTCCTGTCGATGAGCGAGCGCACGCGCGATATTGCGGCCGAGGACGTCTGCGTGCTCATCCCGACGTTAAACGAGGCGGCGACGATCGGTGACGTCATCGACGGCTTCCGCGAGCAGGGCTATTTCAACGTAGTCGTCGTCGACGGCGACTCCGACGACGAGACCCGGGAGATCGCCCGCGAGCACGGAGCACAGGTGTTCACACAGGCGGGTAACGGGAAGGGACAGGCCGTTCGAGAGACCCTCGAGTACGTCTCCGTTCCGTACGTGTTGATGGTCGACGGCGACGGCACCTACGATCCGGCCGACGCCGACCGCATGCTGGAGCCCCTCTCCCGTGGGTACGAACACGTCATCGGGAACCGCTTCGCGGAGATGGACGATGACGCGATGGCTGCCCTGAACGGGTTCGGGAACCGGCTAATCAACCGCTCGTTCCGGCTGATCCACGGTGCGGCCTACGAGGACATCCTCTCGGGGTACCGGGCGTTTACGACCGACTCGTTCGAGCGGCTCTCGCTCGATTCCGACGGGTTCACGATCGAGACCGAACTCGCCGTCGAGTGTGTGAAACACGGGATCGACACGACCGTCGTTCCGATCAGCTACAGCGCCCGTCCCGAGGACTCGGAGACGAACCTCCACCCGCTGAAAGACGGCGGAACGATCGTGCTGGCGCTGTACTCGCTGGCGAAGACGAACAACCCGCTGTTTTACTTCGGGAGTCTCGGTGCGGCGAGTATCGCCTCCGGCGGCGTCGTCGCGTCGTACGTCCTCTGGCAGTGGATCCAGTACCAGCAGGGCCACGAGATCCTGGCGGTCGTCTCGGCGGCGGCTATTCTGCTCGGGGTACAGCTGCTCATGTTCGGCGTGCTCTCGGATATGCTCGTGACGCTGCATCGCGAACAGCGCCGACGGCTCGAGCAGATCACACGCGAAGAACGCAGACGCGACGACTAG
- a CDS encoding DUF5789 family protein, whose product MGVRPPSNDDDDEPESVDFGIAALDARLRESELTFPATKDDVNAELGHERIPYDVHGNDVPLGEILAETSQEQFDSRQQLLNALHEPFEEYRRQHSNGVVQQVRSMLPF is encoded by the coding sequence ATGGGAGTCCGGCCACCATCGAACGACGACGACGACGAACCGGAGAGCGTCGATTTCGGCATCGCCGCCCTCGACGCTCGCCTCCGAGAGTCCGAGCTTACGTTTCCGGCGACCAAAGACGACGTCAACGCCGAGCTCGGCCACGAGCGGATCCCGTACGACGTCCACGGAAACGACGTCCCTCTCGGAGAGATACTCGCGGAGACGAGCCAGGAGCAGTTCGACTCGCGCCAGCAGCTTCTGAACGCGCTCCACGAGCCCTTCGAGGAGTACCGCCGCCAGCACTCGAACGGCGTCGTCCAGCAGGTCCGGTCGATGCTTCCGTTCTAG
- a CDS encoding ribbon-helix-helix domain-containing protein, with amino-acid sequence MAEYTTVSIPKDLADRVDETIEGTSFQSTSDLVRFLLRSIVIQHQRQGELTEAEFEEITEQLRGLGYLE; translated from the coding sequence ATGGCCGAGTACACGACGGTTTCGATCCCGAAAGATCTGGCCGACCGCGTCGACGAGACGATCGAGGGGACGAGCTTCCAGAGCACCAGCGACCTGGTTCGGTTCCTGCTGCGCAGTATCGTCATCCAGCACCAGCGACAGGGCGAACTGACGGAGGCCGAGTTCGAGGAGATCACCGAACAGCTCCGCGGGCTGGGCTACCTCGAGTAG